In Massilia forsythiae, one DNA window encodes the following:
- a CDS encoding glycoside hydrolase family 88/105 protein, whose amino-acid sequence MNVRFPRQNARHPLRVALAAALSALALAPLSEAAAQAAPPPQEKGPAAADAMLHALEVQYPTPYRVMEAAEVKAVLDRVFAYLDRVTPAEVVDPRGAPVTDFARADPDAVLKPGDFRLTSYEWGVTYTGMLAAGAATGDRRYLDYVNKRHDLLARLTKAYYPAVRADADRARAPIKSFLNPHALDDAGALCHSFLKAKVAGATVDYTQMIGICGDFVTKREYRLLDGTLARGGPDGKGGHKMRPLPDTLWLDDMFMGVPTMAYLGKTTGQRTYYDDAVNQVLQFSKRMFNPKLGIYMHGYVEGMRDHPELHWARANGWAVMSMVEVLEVLPKAHPGYNAVLDQLRAHIKGLAAYQTREGFWHQLIDRNETYQETSATAIYTYAIARAVNRGYVEPQMYGPMANLAWNAVAGKVTAEGQIEGICVGTGMAFDPAFYAYRPTSVKAAHGYGPALLAGAEIIEMNRKYKFGLNDSGLMYQGVR is encoded by the coding sequence ATGAATGTCCGCTTCCCGCGCCAGAACGCGCGCCATCCGCTGCGTGTGGCCCTGGCCGCCGCGCTGTCCGCCTTGGCGCTGGCGCCGCTATCGGAGGCCGCCGCCCAGGCCGCGCCGCCGCCGCAGGAAAAGGGACCGGCCGCCGCCGACGCCATGCTGCACGCGCTGGAAGTACAGTACCCGACCCCGTACCGCGTGATGGAGGCGGCCGAGGTCAAGGCGGTGCTGGACCGCGTGTTCGCCTATCTCGACCGCGTGACGCCGGCGGAAGTGGTCGACCCCCGCGGCGCGCCGGTCACCGATTTCGCGCGCGCCGATCCGGATGCGGTGCTGAAGCCCGGCGACTTCCGCCTCACCAGCTACGAGTGGGGCGTGACCTACACCGGCATGCTGGCGGCCGGCGCCGCCACCGGCGACCGGCGCTACCTGGATTACGTGAACAAGCGCCACGATCTGCTGGCGCGCCTGACCAAGGCATACTACCCGGCGGTGCGCGCCGATGCCGACCGTGCGCGCGCGCCGATCAAGAGCTTCCTGAATCCGCACGCGCTGGACGATGCCGGCGCCCTGTGCCACAGCTTCCTGAAGGCCAAGGTGGCCGGCGCCACGGTCGACTACACGCAGATGATCGGCATTTGCGGCGACTTCGTCACCAAGCGCGAATACCGCCTGCTGGATGGCACGCTGGCGCGCGGCGGCCCGGACGGCAAGGGCGGACACAAGATGCGACCGTTGCCGGACACGCTGTGGCTGGACGATATGTTCATGGGCGTGCCCACGATGGCCTACCTGGGCAAGACCACCGGCCAGCGCACCTACTACGACGACGCGGTGAACCAGGTGCTGCAGTTCTCCAAGCGCATGTTCAACCCGAAGCTCGGCATTTACATGCACGGCTACGTGGAAGGCATGCGCGACCACCCGGAGCTGCACTGGGCGCGCGCCAACGGCTGGGCGGTGATGTCGATGGTCGAGGTGCTGGAAGTGCTGCCGAAGGCGCATCCGGGCTACAACGCCGTGCTGGACCAGCTGCGCGCCCACATCAAGGGGCTGGCGGCGTACCAGACCAGGGAAGGCTTCTGGCACCAGCTGATCGACCGCAACGAGACCTACCAGGAAACCTCGGCCACCGCCATCTATACCTACGCCATCGCGCGCGCCGTCAACCGCGGCTACGTCGAGCCGCAGATGTACGGACCGATGGCCAACCTGGCCTGGAACGCGGTGGCGGGCAAGGTCACCGCCGAGGGCCAGATCGAGGGCATCTGCGTCGGCACTGGCATGGCCTTCGACCCGGCCTTCTATGCCTACCGGCCGACCAGCGTCAAGGCGGCGCACGGCTACGGCCCGGCGCTGCTGGCCGGCGCCGAGATCATCGAGATGAACCGGAAGTACAAGTTTGGCCTGAACGACAGCGGCCTGATGTACCAGGGCGTGCGTTGA
- a CDS encoding oligogalacturonate lyase family protein has product MKRKHIALALCAAGLDQAAAMHAAHAQDVLETGASKPMPAEWIDMDTGHKVRRLSGPTGPISNWYFHNNPFIAGQGAGDGHGDRMVFSNEVDGVSQIFTLDLATGKTEQVTADPARKRVLPMIARATREVLYQAGDTLYATGVDTHKTRKLYTFPAGQRGGFATINADGTVLAGSYAAPEQGEIARKYPKKSDFFDRIYDAHLLNSIFTIDIASGKMKVVHEENTWLGHIQFSPTDPDILMFCHEGPWHKVDRIWRYDLKDKTTTLMHKRSMPMEIAGHEGFAPDGKSIWFDLQKPRGQTFYFAGADVRTGRELASYGLTANEWSIHYAISPDRKLFAGDGGDPTQVAKAPDGMWIYAFRLDAAGTRFVSEKLVNMKAHGYRALEPNVHFTPDGKWVVFGGNFEGRNETYAVEVARTPVTGAAPVVQAPSPAVKSS; this is encoded by the coding sequence ATGAAACGCAAGCACATCGCCCTGGCCCTGTGCGCGGCCGGGCTGGACCAGGCCGCCGCCATGCACGCGGCGCATGCCCAGGACGTGCTGGAGACCGGCGCCAGCAAGCCGATGCCGGCCGAGTGGATCGACATGGACACCGGCCACAAGGTGCGCCGCCTGTCCGGCCCCACCGGTCCGATCTCGAATTGGTACTTCCACAACAACCCGTTCATCGCCGGACAGGGCGCGGGGGATGGGCATGGCGACCGCATGGTGTTCAGCAACGAGGTCGACGGCGTCAGCCAGATCTTCACGCTCGACCTCGCGACCGGCAAGACCGAGCAGGTCACCGCCGATCCGGCCAGGAAGCGCGTGCTGCCGATGATCGCGCGCGCAACGCGCGAAGTGCTGTACCAGGCCGGCGACACGCTGTACGCCACCGGCGTCGACACGCACAAGACGCGCAAGCTGTACACCTTCCCGGCAGGCCAGCGCGGCGGCTTCGCCACCATCAACGCCGACGGCACCGTGCTGGCCGGCAGCTACGCCGCGCCCGAGCAGGGCGAGATCGCGCGCAAGTATCCCAAAAAGAGCGATTTCTTCGACCGCATCTACGACGCCCACCTCCTCAACAGCATCTTCACCATCGACATCGCCAGCGGGAAGATGAAGGTGGTCCACGAGGAAAACACCTGGCTCGGCCACATCCAGTTCTCGCCGACCGACCCCGACATCCTGATGTTCTGCCACGAAGGCCCGTGGCACAAGGTCGACCGCATCTGGCGCTACGACCTGAAGGACAAGACCACCACGCTGATGCACAAGCGCAGCATGCCGATGGAGATCGCCGGCCACGAAGGCTTCGCGCCGGACGGCAAGTCGATCTGGTTCGACCTGCAGAAGCCGCGCGGCCAGACCTTTTATTTTGCCGGCGCCGACGTGCGCACCGGGCGCGAACTGGCCAGCTACGGGCTGACCGCCAACGAATGGTCGATCCACTATGCGATCTCGCCGGACCGGAAGCTGTTCGCCGGCGACGGCGGCGACCCGACCCAGGTGGCCAAGGCGCCGGACGGCATGTGGATCTACGCCTTCAGGCTAGACGCGGCCGGGACGCGCTTCGTGTCCGAGAAGCTGGTCAACATGAAGGCCCACGGCTACCGCGCGCTGGAGCCGAACGTGCACTTCACGCCGGACGGCAAGTGGGTGGTCTTCGGCGGCAATTTCGAAGGGCGCAACGAGACGTATGCGGTGGAGGTTGCCAGGACGCCGGTGACAGGCGCGGCGCCGGTGGTTCAGGCACCGTCTCCAGCTGTCAAGTCATCCTGA
- a CDS encoding glycoside hydrolase family 43 protein: MPDRRRRQLLALTAALAPALLAACAHPPARGPHPAPAAQPTPAPEGDAYLFAYFTGNGEDGLHLAASSDGYRWDKLNGGASYLKPAVGVSKLMRDPCIARGPDGTYHMVWTAGWNEPGIGYASSRDLVHWSAQRYLPVMAHEPTVLNAWAPEIAWDGRRGEFVLFWSSTIPGRFADTDAGGDAAGRNKYNHRIYAATTRDFATLTPTRLFYDPGFSVIDATFLRAGGRDWLLVKDETRNPPRKYLQLVEAASLQGPFGKPGGPITPPGLWTEGPTALQVGADVIVYYDAYTARHYGALRARGGDLTRWEDVTAQMRFPDEGTAQRMRHGTAFAAPAALVAKLRASNTGTR, from the coding sequence GTGCCGGATCGCCGACGCCGCCAGCTGCTGGCGCTGACGGCGGCGCTGGCGCCGGCACTGCTGGCCGCGTGCGCGCATCCGCCCGCGCGCGGCCCGCATCCCGCGCCGGCAGCGCAACCGACGCCGGCGCCAGAGGGCGATGCCTACCTGTTCGCCTACTTCACCGGCAACGGCGAAGACGGCCTGCACCTGGCCGCCAGCAGCGACGGCTACCGTTGGGACAAGCTGAACGGCGGCGCCAGCTACCTCAAGCCCGCGGTCGGCGTGTCGAAGCTGATGCGCGACCCGTGCATCGCGCGCGGCCCGGACGGCACCTACCACATGGTCTGGACCGCCGGCTGGAACGAACCCGGCATCGGCTATGCGTCGTCCAGGGACCTGGTGCACTGGTCGGCGCAGCGCTACCTGCCGGTGATGGCGCACGAACCGACGGTACTGAACGCCTGGGCGCCCGAGATCGCCTGGGACGGCCGGCGCGGCGAGTTCGTGCTGTTCTGGTCGTCGACGATTCCGGGGCGCTTCGCGGACACCGATGCCGGCGGCGACGCCGCGGGCCGCAACAAGTACAACCACCGCATCTACGCCGCCACCACCCGCGATTTCGCCACCCTGACGCCGACGCGGCTGTTCTACGATCCCGGCTTCTCGGTGATCGACGCCACCTTCCTGCGCGCCGGCGGGCGCGACTGGCTGCTGGTGAAGGACGAGACGCGCAACCCGCCGAGAAAATACCTGCAACTGGTGGAAGCGGCGTCGCTGCAGGGACCGTTCGGCAAGCCCGGCGGCCCGATCACGCCGCCCGGCCTGTGGACCGAAGGCCCGACCGCGCTGCAGGTCGGCGCGGACGTCATCGTCTATTACGACGCCTACACCGCCAGGCACTACGGCGCCCTGCGCGCGCGCGGCGGCGACTTGACGCGCTGGGAAGACGTCACCGCGCAGATGCGTTTTCCCGACGAGGGCACGGCGCAGCGCATGCGCCACGGGACGGCGTTCGCGGCGCCGGCGGCGCTGGTGGCGAAGCTGCGTGCGTCGAATACGGGAACCCGATAA
- a CDS encoding rhamnogalacturonan acetylesterase, translating into MQRSRSPFPPRPRSAAFAAALSLVTLSFAISTLAAAAPASTPGQSKFAFAPDTAPAGFTAVAPATLYSDARGYGFEPGAAPGGPAYFSVDLAEGNYDVTVTLGDDKAAASTTVKAELRRLMLENVQTAPGQTVTRRFTVNVRTPRIAAANGIEAGEVRLKAPRETVQEAWAWDRRLTLEFNGSHPAVRNIEIAPAAVPTLFLLGDSTVCDQPGEPYASWGQMLPRFFKPGVAVANHGESGETYRDALARRRTDKILSSLRPGDTVVMQFGHNDQKQIKDGKGGPFTTYKAEIKAHVAAVRARGGVPVIVSPMERRGFDAQGKVLPSLADYAEAARQSARELDVAFIDLNAMSRTLYEALGPEGSKRAFAEPAPGKLDNTHHNAYGSYELAKAIVTGLQAARLPVAAFVVDGFRFDPSRPDPVAAFSVPPSPQVTHERPLGDEANK; encoded by the coding sequence ATGCAACGCTCCCGCTCACCGTTTCCGCCCCGGCCACGCAGCGCGGCCTTTGCCGCCGCCTTGTCGCTCGTTACCTTGTCGTTCGCCATCTCGACGCTCGCCGCGGCGGCGCCGGCGAGTACCCCCGGCCAATCCAAGTTCGCCTTCGCGCCCGACACTGCGCCGGCCGGCTTCACCGCCGTCGCACCGGCGACGCTGTACAGCGACGCGCGCGGCTACGGCTTCGAACCCGGCGCCGCGCCCGGCGGCCCGGCCTATTTCAGCGTCGATCTCGCGGAAGGCAACTACGACGTCACCGTCACCCTGGGCGACGACAAGGCGGCCGCCAGCACCACGGTCAAGGCCGAGCTGCGCCGACTGATGCTGGAAAACGTGCAGACCGCGCCGGGGCAGACGGTTACGCGCCGCTTCACCGTCAACGTGCGCACGCCGCGCATTGCCGCCGCCAACGGCATCGAGGCCGGCGAAGTCAGGCTCAAGGCGCCGCGCGAAACCGTGCAGGAAGCCTGGGCCTGGGACCGGCGCCTGACGCTGGAATTCAATGGCAGCCATCCGGCCGTGCGCAACATCGAGATCGCCCCGGCCGCGGTGCCGACGCTGTTCCTGCTGGGCGACTCCACCGTCTGCGACCAGCCGGGCGAACCGTACGCCAGCTGGGGCCAGATGCTGCCGCGCTTCTTCAAGCCGGGCGTGGCGGTGGCCAACCACGGCGAATCCGGCGAGACCTACCGCGACGCGCTGGCGCGACGCCGCACCGACAAGATCCTGAGCAGCTTGCGGCCGGGCGACACCGTCGTCATGCAGTTCGGGCACAACGACCAGAAGCAGATCAAGGATGGCAAGGGCGGCCCGTTCACCACGTACAAGGCCGAGATCAAGGCCCACGTCGCGGCCGTGCGCGCGCGCGGCGGCGTGCCGGTGATCGTGTCGCCGATGGAGCGGCGCGGCTTCGACGCCCAAGGGAAGGTGCTGCCGTCGCTGGCCGACTACGCCGAGGCCGCGCGCCAGTCGGCGCGCGAGCTGGACGTGGCCTTCATCGACCTGAACGCGATGAGCAGGACGCTGTACGAAGCGCTCGGCCCGGAAGGCTCGAAGCGCGCCTTCGCAGAGCCGGCGCCGGGCAAGCTCGACAACACGCACCACAACGCCTACGGCAGCTACGAGCTGGCCAAGGCGATCGTCACCGGCCTGCAGGCGGCGCGCCTGCCGGTGGCGGCATTCGTCGTCGACGGCTTCCGGTTCGACCCAAGCCGCCCCGATCCGGTAGCGGCATTCTCGGTGCCGCCCAGCCCGCAGGTGACGCACGAGCGGCCGCTGGGCGACGAGGCCAACAAGTGA
- a CDS encoding right-handed parallel beta-helix repeat-containing protein gives MQSVPPPRRLAFALVLFLVAGSAGAATYYVAPNGSDGARGSSDAPWQSIARAQSAAQPGDTVYLRGGRYAYSAATTSCASRRATVSAIVLDKSGSEGKPIRYWAYPGETPVLDFAGMKDDCRVKGIEVTADWIHLKGLEVTGAPQQPQNRLNHESWGVWIDASHGVYEQLDLHHNMGPGLFIKDGADNLVLNSDSHHNYDPYTSNGAGQSADGFGAHVSAGHPGNVFRGCRAWANTDDGFDLINAYSPVTIEYSWAWDHGYLPGTRTPLPAGNGNGIKAGGYGGKYAPAKVRHVVRFSVAFDNKVSGFYANHHPVALDFFNNTAFGNGSDFNMLGIAPDGSPVYLGTLRNNLSASPAGLKVAGADAVANSWDLKLAPGAADFEDVSHQGWDAPRQADGSLPVLPHFRPRAGSRLVDAGVDVGLPFKGKAPDLGAFER, from the coding sequence ATGCAATCCGTGCCGCCGCCGCGCCGCCTGGCGTTCGCCCTCGTCTTGTTCCTGGTTGCCGGCAGCGCCGGCGCCGCCACCTATTACGTGGCGCCGAACGGCAGCGACGGCGCGCGCGGCAGCAGCGACGCGCCGTGGCAATCGATCGCGCGCGCCCAGTCGGCGGCCCAGCCCGGCGACACGGTCTACCTGCGCGGCGGCAGGTATGCCTACAGCGCCGCCACCACGTCCTGCGCCAGCCGCCGCGCCACGGTCAGCGCCATCGTGCTCGACAAGAGCGGCAGCGAGGGCAAGCCGATCCGCTACTGGGCCTACCCGGGCGAGACGCCGGTGCTGGATTTCGCCGGCATGAAGGACGATTGCCGCGTCAAGGGCATCGAAGTCACCGCCGACTGGATCCACCTGAAGGGGCTGGAGGTGACCGGCGCGCCGCAGCAGCCGCAAAACCGCCTGAACCACGAATCCTGGGGCGTGTGGATCGACGCCAGCCACGGCGTCTACGAGCAGCTGGACCTGCACCACAACATGGGACCGGGGCTGTTCATCAAGGACGGGGCGGACAACCTGGTGCTCAACAGCGACTCGCACCACAACTACGATCCCTACACCTCGAACGGCGCCGGCCAGAGCGCCGACGGCTTCGGCGCCCACGTCAGCGCCGGCCACCCCGGCAACGTGTTCCGCGGCTGCCGCGCCTGGGCCAACACCGACGACGGCTTCGACCTGATCAACGCCTACTCCCCGGTGACGATCGAGTATTCGTGGGCCTGGGACCACGGCTACCTGCCGGGCACGCGCACGCCGCTCCCGGCCGGCAACGGCAACGGCATCAAGGCGGGCGGCTACGGCGGCAAGTACGCGCCGGCCAAGGTCAGGCACGTGGTGCGCTTCTCGGTCGCCTTCGACAACAAGGTGTCCGGCTTCTACGCCAACCACCATCCGGTGGCGCTCGACTTTTTCAATAACACCGCGTTCGGCAACGGCAGCGATTTCAACATGCTCGGCATCGCGCCGGACGGTTCGCCCGTCTACCTGGGCACCCTGCGCAACAACCTGTCGGCGTCGCCGGCCGGCCTGAAGGTGGCGGGCGCCGATGCCGTCGCCAATTCCTGGGACCTGAAGCTGGCGCCGGGCGCGGCCGACTTCGAGGACGTGTCGCACCAGGGCTGGGACGCGCCGCGCCAGGCCGACGGCAGCCTGCCGGTGCTGCCGCATTTCCGCCCGCGCGCCGGCAGCCGCCTGGTGGACGCGGGCGTCGACGTCGGCCTGCCGTTCAAGGGCAAGGCGCCGGACCTGGGGGCGTTCGAGCGCTAG
- a CDS encoding DUF4861 family protein yields the protein MNLRLSLLAAAIPACLACAGASASDTASSGAPLRITVTNTLDIARPSETIVVPWSKINAALPHALVQKLAVKDAAGRALPYQVTNVAPEAKDPQNVGVAYGDLIFQHDFQAGEKSATFTVEKTDTITQPFPTKVFARYVPERLDDFAWENDKVAHRTYGPALEAPAPAGSGKEVLRTSGLDIWFKRVPYPIVDRWYNKGHDHYHHDEGEGIDMYNVGGSRGAGGTGIWDGKTLYVGGNYKSWKVIANGPVRAIFELSYDGWDAAGTRVSEVKRFTVDAGHYLDRIDSTFTFAGAPRLTVGIGLNKTPADKGQDAKVGAVENKADGSLVQWVGQRSNEDFGVAVIVPAAAGAAQPFATDARNSLVLAPATSGQPLRYYVGGAWTRAGEITSREQWQRYVADEAARLRAPVTVSLASGG from the coding sequence ATGAATCTTCGTCTTTCCCTGCTCGCCGCCGCCATCCCTGCCTGCCTGGCCTGCGCCGGCGCATCCGCCTCCGATACCGCGTCCTCTGGCGCGCCGCTGCGCATCACCGTCACCAACACGCTCGACATCGCGCGCCCGTCCGAGACCATCGTCGTCCCCTGGTCGAAGATCAACGCCGCGCTCCCGCACGCGCTGGTGCAGAAGCTGGCGGTGAAGGACGCTGCCGGCCGCGCGCTGCCCTACCAGGTGACCAACGTGGCGCCGGAAGCGAAGGACCCGCAGAACGTCGGCGTGGCCTACGGCGACCTGATCTTCCAGCACGACTTCCAGGCCGGCGAAAAGTCCGCCACCTTCACCGTCGAAAAGACCGACACCATCACCCAGCCGTTCCCGACCAAGGTGTTCGCGCGCTACGTGCCCGAGCGCCTCGACGACTTCGCCTGGGAAAACGACAAGGTGGCGCACCGCACCTACGGCCCGGCGCTGGAAGCCCCGGCGCCGGCCGGCTCGGGCAAGGAAGTGCTGCGCACCAGCGGCCTGGATATCTGGTTCAAGCGCGTGCCCTACCCGATCGTCGACCGCTGGTACAACAAGGGCCACGACCACTACCACCACGACGAAGGCGAAGGCATCGACATGTACAACGTCGGCGGCTCGCGCGGCGCCGGCGGCACCGGCATCTGGGACGGCAAGACCCTGTACGTGGGCGGGAATTACAAGTCCTGGAAGGTGATCGCCAACGGCCCGGTGCGCGCCATCTTCGAACTGAGTTACGACGGCTGGGACGCCGCCGGCACCAGGGTGTCCGAAGTCAAGCGCTTCACCGTCGACGCCGGCCACTACCTGGACCGGATCGACAGCACCTTCACGTTCGCGGGCGCGCCGCGCCTGACGGTGGGCATCGGCCTGAACAAGACCCCGGCCGACAAGGGCCAGGACGCCAAGGTCGGCGCGGTCGAGAACAAGGCGGACGGCTCGCTGGTACAGTGGGTCGGCCAGCGCAGCAACGAGGACTTCGGCGTGGCCGTCATCGTGCCGGCGGCGGCGGGCGCCGCGCAGCCGTTCGCCACCGACGCGCGCAATTCGCTGGTGCTGGCGCCGGCAACGTCCGGCCAGCCGCTGCGCTACTACGTCGGCGGCGCCTGGACCCGCGCCGGCGAGATCACCAGCCGCGAGCAGTGGCAGCGCTACGTCGCCGACGAAGCCGCGCGCCTGCGCGCGCCGGTGACGGTCAGCCTGGCCAGCGGCGGCTGA
- a CDS encoding rhamnogalacturonan lyase — protein MANHTQTDHPLLPGLLAALLLAGASAAHAAMPARQMEKLDRGVVAIHTDAGNFVGWRLLATDADGLAFNVYRDGKKLNPAPLALTNFSDPNAGADATYSVRPVLDGVEQAAAASAATWRQPWLTVPLQKPPEGVTPDGQRYRYTINDGAAADLDGDGVYELLVKWQPTNAHDNSQRGTTGNTYLDAYKLDGTRLWRIDLGRNIRAGAHYTTYLAYDFDGDGRAEVMVKTADGSVDGRGKVIGDAAADYRNKDGYVLAGPEFLTVFDGRSGAALASAPYLPARGEVAAWGDAYGNRVDRFLGGVAYLDGTRPSAVFTRGYYTRAVLAAWDWRDGKLSSRWVFDSDAGGPSGPGAAANHQGAHWMSVADVDGDGKDDLVYGAATIRSDGTLLYSTGLCHGDALHVGKLDPNRAGLQVYMVHETPSCYRGMGAELHDAATGKVLWSVDGANHDVGRGTCMDIDPAFPGEECWASVGGLMSASGKQISAARPRSINFGVWWDGDLLRESLDGARIDKWNPKTGRLEALLDASRVGAASINGTKAVPVLSADLFGDWREEVVWRNTDDDALLVFSTTAPTPHRLVTLMHDPQYRVQVAGQNAGYNQPPHPGFYLGDGMQPPARQPVRVP, from the coding sequence ATGGCCAACCATACCCAGACCGACCACCCGCTCCTGCCCGGACTGCTGGCAGCGCTGCTGCTGGCGGGCGCCAGCGCGGCGCACGCGGCGATGCCGGCGCGCCAGATGGAAAAGCTCGACCGCGGCGTGGTGGCGATCCATACCGATGCCGGCAACTTCGTCGGCTGGCGGCTGCTGGCCACCGATGCGGACGGCCTGGCGTTCAACGTCTACCGCGACGGCAAGAAGCTGAACCCCGCGCCGCTGGCCTTGACCAACTTCAGCGACCCGAACGCCGGCGCCGACGCGACCTACAGCGTGCGGCCGGTGCTGGACGGCGTCGAGCAGGCCGCGGCCGCCAGCGCCGCCACCTGGCGCCAGCCGTGGCTGACGGTGCCGCTGCAAAAGCCGCCGGAAGGCGTGACGCCGGACGGCCAGCGCTACCGCTACACCATCAACGACGGCGCGGCCGCCGACCTGGACGGCGACGGCGTCTACGAACTGCTGGTGAAATGGCAGCCGACCAACGCCCACGACAACTCGCAGCGCGGCACCACCGGCAACACCTACCTGGACGCCTATAAGCTGGACGGCACGCGCCTGTGGCGCATCGACCTGGGCCGCAACATCCGCGCCGGTGCGCATTACACCACCTACCTCGCCTACGACTTCGACGGCGATGGCCGCGCCGAAGTCATGGTGAAGACCGCCGACGGCAGCGTGGACGGCCGGGGCAAGGTCATCGGCGACGCCGCGGCCGACTACCGCAACAAGGACGGCTACGTGCTGGCCGGTCCGGAATTCCTCACCGTGTTCGACGGCCGCAGCGGTGCCGCGCTGGCCTCCGCGCCCTATTTGCCGGCGCGCGGCGAGGTGGCCGCCTGGGGCGACGCCTACGGCAACCGGGTCGACCGCTTCCTCGGCGGCGTGGCCTACCTGGACGGCACGCGCCCGAGCGCGGTGTTCACGCGCGGCTACTACACGCGCGCCGTACTGGCCGCCTGGGACTGGCGCGACGGTAAGCTGAGCAGCCGCTGGGTGTTCGACAGCGATGCCGGCGGCCCGAGCGGGCCGGGCGCCGCCGCCAACCACCAGGGCGCGCACTGGATGTCGGTGGCCGACGTCGACGGCGACGGCAAGGACGACCTGGTCTACGGCGCCGCCACGATCCGGAGCGACGGCACCCTGCTGTACAGCACCGGCCTGTGCCACGGCGACGCCCTCCACGTCGGCAAGCTCGACCCGAACCGCGCCGGCCTGCAGGTCTACATGGTGCACGAAACGCCGTCCTGCTACCGCGGCATGGGCGCCGAACTGCACGACGCCGCCACCGGCAAGGTCCTGTGGAGCGTCGACGGCGCCAACCACGACGTCGGCCGCGGCACCTGCATGGACATCGACCCCGCCTTCCCCGGCGAAGAGTGCTGGGCGTCGGTCGGCGGCCTGATGAGCGCTTCCGGCAAGCAGATCTCGGCGGCACGCCCGCGCAGCATCAACTTCGGCGTGTGGTGGGACGGCGACCTGCTGCGCGAATCGCTGGACGGCGCCCGCATCGACAAGTGGAATCCGAAGACGGGGCGCCTGGAAGCGCTGCTGGACGCGTCCCGTGTCGGCGCCGCCTCGATCAACGGCACCAAGGCGGTACCGGTGCTGTCGGCCGACCTGTTCGGCGACTGGCGCGAGGAAGTCGTCTGGCGCAACACGGACGACGACGCGCTGCTGGTGTTCTCCACCACCGCGCCGACGCCGCACCGCCTGGTCACCCTGATGCACGATCCGCAGTACCGCGTGCAGGTGGCGGGCCAGAATGCCGGCTACAATCAGCCGCCGCACCCGGGCTTTTACCTGGGCGACGGCATGCAGCCGCCCGCGCGCCAGCCGGTCCGCGTTCCCTGA
- a CDS encoding SRPBCC domain-containing protein, whose protein sequence is MHHILWPQGYLPGIADNFASNEVIHAGLDAAAVWPLLADATRWPAYYANAADVAFDGGAGPLLAAGTRFRFSTFGFPVEALVTECVPPAPGRPGRLAWHGWVEGDAAARLDVYHAWLLEDLDGGRVRVLTQETQNGAPARELARTRPNPMINGHQDWLDGLVGATRENDAGRALSDALLAAPRAGSD, encoded by the coding sequence ATGCACCACATTCTCTGGCCGCAAGGCTACCTTCCCGGCATTGCCGACAATTTCGCTTCCAACGAAGTCATCCACGCAGGCCTGGATGCGGCCGCCGTCTGGCCCTTGCTGGCGGATGCCACCCGCTGGCCGGCCTACTATGCCAATGCGGCCGACGTCGCCTTCGACGGCGGCGCCGGACCGCTGCTGGCCGCCGGCACGCGCTTCCGCTTCAGTACCTTCGGCTTTCCCGTGGAAGCGCTGGTGACCGAATGCGTGCCGCCGGCGCCGGGCCGGCCGGGGCGCCTGGCCTGGCATGGCTGGGTTGAAGGCGATGCCGCCGCGCGCCTGGACGTGTACCACGCCTGGCTGCTGGAAGACCTCGACGGCGGTCGCGTGCGCGTGCTGACCCAGGAAACCCAGAACGGCGCGCCGGCGCGCGAGCTGGCCCGCACCAGGCCGAACCCGATGATCAACGGCCACCAGGACTGGCTGGATGGCCTGGTCGGCGCCACGCGCGAAAACGATGCCGGCCGCGCGCTGTCCGACGCGCTCCTTGCCGCGCCGCGCGCCGGATCGGACTGA